The following proteins come from a genomic window of Microbacterium sp. SY138:
- a CDS encoding APC family permease: MSSTNRATEPESGVTTGISTKGLSAGTVGLIGAVVIGISCIAPAYTFTAAVGPVASTVGSQIPAIILVGFIPMLLVAFGYRELNNRMPDSGTSFTWAARAFGPWVGWMAGWGLVVATILVLSNLAGIAVDFLFLLISQITGNPDIASLASVTWINIGVCLLFMLGATWISYRDMQTTQKLQYWLVSFQILVLLFFAGAAIVQAVNGNGFDYQPFDLNWFNPFAISSFSAVAAGLSLSIFIFWGWDVTLTMNEETKDPEKTPGRAATVTVLMIVSLYLLLAVAMIMFAGVGTGALGLGNEDIQENVFFHLSGPILGPLAFLVSLAVLTSSASSLQSTFVGPARTLLAMGHYGALPKSFAKVSPRFFTPGYATIISAIVASAFYAVMRVVSEDTLWDTILTLGMMICFYYGITAFACVWYFRKQWFDSTRNFFFTFLFPLVGGAILAVLFFTTLIDSMDPAYGSGSQIGGVGIVFILGMLIIGVGIVVMVWNAIRRPAFFRGQTLSIDAPPSRRTRS, from the coding sequence ATGAGCAGCACCAACCGGGCGACGGAGCCCGAATCCGGTGTCACGACCGGGATCTCCACCAAGGGCCTGAGCGCCGGAACGGTCGGCCTGATCGGCGCGGTCGTGATCGGCATCTCGTGCATCGCACCCGCCTACACCTTCACCGCCGCCGTCGGCCCTGTGGCCTCCACGGTGGGGTCGCAGATCCCCGCGATCATCCTGGTCGGCTTCATCCCGATGCTCCTGGTCGCCTTCGGGTACCGCGAGCTCAACAACCGGATGCCCGACTCCGGCACCTCGTTCACCTGGGCGGCCCGCGCCTTCGGTCCGTGGGTGGGCTGGATGGCGGGCTGGGGCCTGGTCGTCGCCACGATCCTCGTGCTGTCCAACCTCGCGGGCATCGCCGTCGACTTCCTCTTCCTGCTGATCTCGCAGATCACGGGCAACCCCGACATCGCCTCCCTCGCGAGCGTCACCTGGATCAACATCGGCGTGTGCCTGCTGTTCATGCTCGGGGCGACCTGGATCTCGTACCGCGACATGCAGACGACGCAGAAGCTGCAGTACTGGCTCGTCAGCTTCCAGATCCTCGTCCTGCTCTTCTTCGCCGGTGCGGCGATCGTGCAGGCCGTCAACGGCAACGGGTTCGACTACCAGCCCTTCGATCTGAACTGGTTCAACCCGTTCGCGATCTCGTCGTTCAGCGCCGTCGCCGCCGGACTCTCGCTGTCGATCTTCATCTTCTGGGGCTGGGACGTCACCCTCACCATGAACGAGGAGACCAAGGACCCGGAGAAGACCCCGGGTCGCGCGGCCACCGTCACGGTGCTGATGATCGTCTCGCTCTACCTGCTGCTCGCGGTGGCGATGATCATGTTCGCCGGTGTCGGCACCGGTGCGCTGGGTCTCGGCAACGAGGACATCCAGGAGAACGTGTTCTTCCACCTCTCCGGCCCGATCCTCGGCCCGCTCGCCTTCCTGGTGTCGCTCGCGGTGCTGACCAGCTCGGCGTCGTCGCTGCAGTCCACGTTCGTGGGACCGGCGCGCACGCTGCTGGCGATGGGGCACTACGGCGCCCTGCCCAAGTCGTTCGCGAAGGTCAGCCCCCGCTTCTTCACCCCGGGGTACGCGACCATCATCTCCGCCATCGTCGCGTCGGCCTTCTACGCTGTGATGCGCGTCGTGAGCGAGGACACGCTGTGGGACACCATCCTCACGCTCGGCATGATGATCTGCTTCTACTACGGGATCACCGCCTTCGCGTGCGTCTGGTACTTCCGCAAGCAGTGGTTCGACTCGACGAGGAACTTCTTCTTCACGTTCCTCTTCCCGCTCGTCGGCGGTGCGATCCTCGCGGTGCTGTTCTTCACGACGCTGATCGACTCGATGGACCCGGCCTACGGCTCGGGTTCTCAGATCGGCGGCGTCGGCATCGTCTTCATCCTCGGAATGCTGATCATCGGCGTCGGCATCGTCGTCATGGTCTGGAACGCCATCAGACGGCCGGCGTTCTTCCGCGGTCAGACGCTGAGCATCGACGCACCTCCCAGCCGACGCACGCGCTCCTAG
- a CDS encoding universal stress protein: MTGSVVVGYTATDAGADAAALGARIARSLGATLHLVIVLPNEGTRNAAVPPERAYEEHIRSQARKWLADAVVRLPQELTRSGHVRFSESFAEGLIAAGEEFGARVIVIGAAGGGIFGRHRLGSVASELLHSSTIPVALAPVGTAQQDDHVIPRVTVAVGSRPGADALLDEAVALAGDSGVDLRLVSLVPFDVPPGLDTGAIRTVGDDHGQEVLAMATELLPDGRTAAVEKAPGDTVEDAVANLSWLPGEVVLVGSSRLAQPRRLFLGSTAAKMLHELPVPMIVVPRTRNEAGER, encoded by the coding sequence ATGACCGGCTCGGTCGTCGTGGGGTACACGGCGACGGATGCGGGAGCGGATGCCGCGGCGCTGGGCGCGCGCATCGCCCGCAGCCTGGGCGCGACCCTGCACCTGGTGATCGTGCTGCCGAACGAAGGAACACGCAACGCCGCGGTGCCGCCGGAGCGCGCCTATGAGGAGCACATCCGGTCGCAGGCCAGGAAGTGGCTCGCCGACGCCGTCGTCCGGCTGCCGCAGGAGCTGACCCGCAGCGGTCATGTCCGGTTCTCCGAGTCGTTCGCCGAGGGGCTCATTGCCGCTGGCGAGGAGTTCGGCGCCCGGGTGATCGTGATCGGTGCGGCGGGCGGGGGCATCTTCGGACGCCACCGGCTCGGCAGCGTCGCCTCCGAGCTGCTCCATTCGTCGACCATCCCGGTCGCACTGGCTCCGGTGGGCACCGCCCAGCAGGACGACCACGTCATCCCGCGCGTCACGGTCGCCGTCGGATCGAGGCCGGGCGCCGATGCGCTGCTCGACGAGGCTGTCGCCCTCGCCGGCGACAGCGGCGTCGACCTGCGCCTCGTGTCCCTCGTGCCGTTCGATGTGCCCCCGGGGCTCGATACGGGCGCGATCCGCACGGTCGGTGACGACCACGGGCAGGAGGTCCTCGCGATGGCGACAGAGCTGCTCCCCGACGGGCGCACCGCCGCCGTCGAGAAGGCTCCGGGCGACACCGTCGAAGATGCGGTCGCGAACCTCTCCTGGCTTCCCGGCGAGGTGGTCCTGGTCGGCTCCAGCAGGCTGGCGCAGCCCCGTCGTCTCTTCCTGGGCTCCACGGCGGCGAAGATGCTGCACGAGCTGCCCGTCCCCATGATCGTCGTCCCGCGCACCCGCAACGAAGCAGGAGAACGCTGA
- a CDS encoding NAD(P)/FAD-dependent oxidoreductase yields the protein MSEITRDVLIIGAGAAGLTAANDLRKAGLSVAVLEARDRVGGRLWTDVIDGAMLEIGGQWVSPDQDALKDAIEELGLETYSRYREGDSVYVGPDGKTHRFTGEMFPVSPETEAVIARITGILDALVAEIDPDQPWAHPNAEEWDSITWDAWLRSQTDDDEAVRNLAFATGSAMLTKPTHSFSLLQSLLMAASAGSYSNLVDADFILDKRVVGGLQQVPLRLAERLGDDVLLNQPVRSLEWSDAGVVATTDELTVRARHAILAHAPVLYSRISFDPPLPRRQHQLHQHLSMGFVIKVHAVYDRPFWREQGLSGTAFSPYELSHEAYDNTNHGDERGTLVGFVSDANADGVFELSAEERKERILESLSHYYGPEAKNPVVYYESDWGSEEWTRGAYAASFDMGGLHRYGADLRTAVGPIHFACSDMAGAGYQHVDGAIRMGHLVASNIVDASRESGAVESSS from the coding sequence ATGTCTGAGATCACCCGCGACGTACTCATCATCGGCGCCGGAGCCGCAGGGCTCACCGCCGCGAACGACCTGCGCAAGGCCGGCCTGTCGGTCGCCGTGCTGGAGGCCCGCGACCGCGTGGGCGGACGCCTGTGGACCGACGTCATCGACGGCGCCATGCTCGAGATCGGCGGTCAGTGGGTCTCGCCCGATCAGGATGCGCTCAAGGACGCCATCGAAGAGCTGGGCCTCGAGACCTACAGCCGCTACCGCGAAGGCGACAGCGTCTACGTCGGCCCCGACGGGAAGACGCACCGTTTCACGGGGGAGATGTTCCCCGTGTCGCCGGAGACCGAGGCCGTGATCGCCCGGATCACGGGCATCCTCGACGCCCTGGTCGCCGAGATCGACCCCGATCAGCCGTGGGCGCACCCGAACGCCGAGGAGTGGGATTCGATCACCTGGGACGCCTGGCTGCGCTCGCAGACCGATGACGACGAGGCCGTGCGCAACCTGGCCTTCGCCACGGGATCGGCGATGCTCACCAAGCCCACGCACTCGTTCTCGCTGCTGCAGTCGCTGCTGATGGCCGCATCCGCCGGTTCGTACTCGAACCTCGTCGACGCCGACTTCATCCTCGACAAGCGCGTGGTCGGCGGTCTGCAGCAGGTGCCGCTGCGTCTCGCCGAGCGCCTGGGCGACGACGTGCTGCTGAACCAGCCGGTCCGCAGCCTCGAGTGGTCGGACGCGGGGGTCGTCGCCACCACCGACGAGCTCACGGTCCGCGCCCGCCACGCGATCCTCGCGCACGCGCCGGTGCTGTACAGCCGTATCTCCTTCGATCCGCCGCTGCCGCGTCGTCAGCACCAGCTGCACCAGCACCTCTCGATGGGCTTCGTCATCAAGGTGCACGCGGTCTACGATCGTCCGTTCTGGCGCGAGCAGGGTCTCAGCGGCACCGCGTTCAGCCCGTACGAGCTGTCGCACGAGGCGTACGACAACACGAACCACGGCGACGAGCGCGGCACCCTGGTGGGCTTCGTCTCCGACGCCAACGCCGACGGCGTGTTCGAGCTCTCTGCCGAGGAACGCAAGGAGCGCATCCTCGAGTCGCTCTCGCACTATTACGGCCCAGAGGCCAAGAACCCGGTCGTCTACTACGAGAGCGACTGGGGCAGCGAGGAGTGGACGCGTGGTGCCTATGCCGCGAGCTTCGACATGGGTGGCCTGCACCGTTACGGCGCCGACCTGCGCACGGCGGTCGGCCCGATCCACTTCGCCTGCAGCGACATGGCCGGAGCCGGGTACCAGCACGTCGACGGTGCGATCCGGATGGGACACCTCGTCGCATCCAACATCGTCGATGCGAGCCGCGAGTCCGGCGCTGTCGAGAGCAGCAGCTGA
- the gabT gene encoding 4-aminobutyrate--2-oxoglutarate transaminase, with protein sequence MALLDTAAPAVPLGGPDLPQERRLVTDLPGPRSAEILARKADAVAAGVGHTVPVAAVAAGGGVVVDADGNSLIDLGSGIAVTTVGNAHPKVAAAVAAQAAQFTHTCFMISPYESYVGVAEALNRVTPGDFAKKSALFNSGAEAVENAIKIARKHTGRQAVVAFDHGYHGRTNLTMALTAKSMPYKSGFGPFAPEVYRAPMSYPFRDGLDGREAAARVILQLEKQIGADNLAAVIIEPIQGEGGFIVPADGFLPAIVEWCRANGVVFIADEVQTGFARTGHMFASEIFGIEPDLITTAKGIAGGLPLAAVTGRSEIMDASHSGGLGGTYGGNPIACAAALASIDVFENDGVIERAREIGTILIDRLTAIQQNDPRVGDVRGHGAMIAAEFVDPETKAPNAALTAAVAKACIAQGVIVLTCGTYGNVIRFLPPLSIGDDLLNEGLDIVAAALAAAE encoded by the coding sequence ATGGCACTCCTCGACACCGCAGCCCCCGCAGTCCCTCTCGGCGGACCCGACCTCCCCCAGGAGCGTCGTCTGGTCACGGATCTTCCCGGCCCGCGCTCGGCCGAGATCCTCGCGCGCAAGGCGGATGCCGTGGCAGCGGGCGTCGGACACACCGTTCCGGTCGCCGCTGTCGCCGCCGGTGGCGGCGTCGTCGTGGACGCCGACGGGAACTCGCTCATCGACCTCGGCTCTGGCATCGCCGTGACCACCGTCGGCAACGCGCACCCCAAGGTCGCCGCGGCCGTCGCCGCTCAGGCCGCGCAGTTCACCCACACCTGTTTCATGATCTCGCCCTACGAGTCGTACGTCGGCGTCGCCGAGGCGCTCAACCGCGTGACCCCCGGTGACTTCGCCAAGAAGAGCGCCCTGTTCAACTCGGGCGCCGAGGCGGTCGAGAACGCGATCAAGATCGCCCGCAAGCACACCGGTCGCCAGGCGGTCGTCGCCTTCGACCACGGCTACCATGGCCGCACCAACCTCACCATGGCGCTCACCGCCAAGTCGATGCCCTACAAGAGCGGTTTCGGCCCCTTCGCGCCCGAGGTCTACCGGGCGCCGATGTCGTACCCGTTCCGCGACGGACTCGATGGACGTGAGGCCGCGGCCCGCGTCATCCTCCAGCTCGAGAAGCAGATCGGCGCCGACAACCTGGCCGCGGTCATCATCGAGCCCATCCAGGGCGAGGGCGGCTTCATCGTCCCCGCCGACGGGTTCCTCCCCGCGATCGTCGAGTGGTGCCGCGCGAACGGCGTCGTGTTCATCGCCGACGAGGTGCAGACCGGCTTCGCCCGCACCGGGCACATGTTCGCGAGCGAGATCTTCGGCATCGAGCCCGATCTGATCACCACGGCCAAGGGCATCGCCGGCGGCCTCCCGCTCGCTGCGGTCACCGGTCGCTCCGAGATCATGGACGCCTCGCACTCGGGCGGCCTCGGTGGCACCTACGGGGGCAACCCCATCGCCTGCGCCGCAGCCCTCGCCTCGATCGACGTGTTCGAGAACGACGGCGTGATCGAGCGGGCGCGCGAGATCGGCACGATCCTCATCGACCGCCTCACCGCGATCCAGCAGAACGACCCGCGCGTCGGCGACGTCCGCGGCCACGGTGCGATGATCGCCGCCGAGTTCGTCGACCCCGAGACCAAGGCGCCGAACGCCGCTCTCACGGCCGCCGTCGCCAAGGCGTGCATCGCGCAGGGCGTCATCGTCCTCACCTGCGGAACCTACGGCAACGTCATCCGCTTCCTCCCTCCGCTCTCGATCGGCGACGACCTGCTGAACGAGGGACTCGACATCGTCGCCGCCGCCCTGGCCGCCGCCGAATAG
- a CDS encoding PucR family transcriptional regulator, translating to MVVTAQPTLRALLQRRDLGLSLIPREGDIPDGALDRPLRWVHSSDLADPTPFLSEDLALLTTGTQFDEAVSIDTYVGRLADRGVIGLGFGTEVHRSGIPEELVDACAAHGMPLFAVPYRTPFIAVARAHSEAIAAQAYARRSWALDTQRALALAALRPHGLDATIAELGRRIGVWAGMFDAAGALTLSHPRETVEARVLDELGNRAVEILTRGLEAGQSLSIEDHSFMLFTVGRGGHLRGVIALAVDTLDPEARSVVTSVIAMAGLAMEQSEQLARSRRRLHAQLLRSLLADDPTLARRVLGSLPTAPVLVAVAADAPAGPLSDWWERHRAEHGTSIFLAESEDGVTMCVSAGDEALLDEVAARFGIRIGVSDPEGYDSFARAHAQALTALRQQGTHGVARYSDTVGSSILTALATDEARLVAESRLAPVREHDARTGAELERSLRTWLEHDAKAESAAVALGVHRHTLRSRIAHAGALLDVDLSTFPARAELWTILQTARD from the coding sequence GTGGTCGTCACCGCCCAGCCGACCCTGCGCGCCCTGTTGCAGCGTCGCGACCTCGGGCTCTCTCTGATCCCCCGCGAAGGCGACATCCCCGATGGGGCACTCGACCGCCCGCTGCGTTGGGTGCACAGCTCCGATCTCGCCGACCCCACCCCGTTCCTGTCCGAAGACCTGGCGCTGCTGACCACCGGAACCCAGTTCGACGAAGCCGTCAGCATCGACACGTACGTCGGGCGGCTCGCGGACCGCGGGGTGATCGGTCTGGGATTCGGCACCGAGGTGCACCGATCCGGCATCCCGGAAGAGCTCGTCGACGCGTGCGCCGCGCACGGGATGCCGCTGTTCGCCGTCCCGTACCGTACCCCGTTCATCGCCGTCGCCCGCGCGCACTCCGAGGCGATCGCGGCTCAGGCGTATGCCCGACGGTCCTGGGCCCTCGACACGCAGCGTGCCCTCGCTCTCGCCGCCCTCCGTCCGCACGGCCTCGATGCGACGATCGCCGAACTCGGGCGGCGAATCGGCGTCTGGGCCGGGATGTTCGACGCCGCCGGAGCGCTCACCCTCTCCCACCCTCGCGAAACGGTGGAGGCCCGTGTGCTCGACGAGCTCGGGAATCGCGCGGTGGAGATCCTGACCCGTGGACTCGAGGCGGGGCAGTCGCTCAGCATCGAAGACCATTCGTTCATGCTGTTCACGGTCGGCCGCGGCGGGCATCTGCGGGGCGTCATCGCCCTCGCCGTCGATACGCTCGATCCCGAAGCCCGGTCGGTCGTGACCTCGGTGATCGCCATGGCAGGACTCGCGATGGAGCAGAGCGAGCAGCTCGCCCGCAGTCGTCGTCGCCTGCACGCGCAGCTCCTCAGATCACTCCTCGCCGACGACCCCACCTTGGCCAGGAGGGTGCTGGGCAGCCTGCCCACCGCACCCGTGCTCGTGGCCGTCGCCGCCGACGCGCCGGCAGGGCCGCTCTCCGACTGGTGGGAGCGGCACCGCGCCGAGCACGGGACCTCGATCTTCCTCGCCGAATCCGAGGACGGGGTGACGATGTGCGTCTCAGCCGGAGACGAGGCCCTGCTCGACGAGGTCGCCGCCCGCTTCGGCATCCGCATCGGCGTCTCCGATCCCGAAGGGTACGACTCGTTCGCCCGGGCACACGCGCAGGCGCTCACGGCGCTGCGTCAGCAGGGCACCCACGGGGTCGCCCGCTACTCCGACACCGTCGGGTCGAGCATCCTCACGGCCCTCGCGACCGACGAGGCGCGCCTCGTCGCCGAATCGCGCCTGGCCCCGGTGCGCGAGCACGACGCCCGTACGGGCGCCGAGCTCGAACGCTCGCTGCGCACCTGGCTGGAGCATGACGCGAAAGCGGAATCCGCCGCGGTCGCGCTCGGAGTGCATCGGCACACCCTGCGCTCCCGCATCGCCCACGCGGGCGCGCTGCTCGACGTCGACCTGTCGACCTTCCCCGCCCGCGCCGAGCTCTGGACGATCCTGCAGACCGCCCGCGACTGA
- a CDS encoding riboflavin kinase — translation MSASPPGTIVGLVVPGDGRGRELGFPTANLALDHEDLPDDGIYAAWVRIDDDLLSWAASVSVGMNPTFDGDRERRVEVHLHDADIDLYGRRLCVTLVARLRPTLRFDGVEALIAQTADDVTRCRAVLAAGARIHS, via the coding sequence GTGAGCGCGTCGCCGCCCGGGACGATCGTCGGACTGGTCGTCCCCGGCGACGGTCGGGGTCGCGAGCTCGGCTTCCCGACGGCGAACCTGGCGCTCGACCACGAAGATCTGCCCGACGACGGGATCTACGCGGCGTGGGTGCGGATCGACGACGACCTGCTGTCGTGGGCGGCGAGTGTCAGTGTCGGGATGAACCCGACCTTCGACGGCGATCGCGAGCGACGCGTCGAGGTGCACCTGCATGATGCCGACATCGACCTCTACGGTCGGCGCCTGTGCGTGACCCTCGTCGCGCGCCTTCGCCCGACGCTGCGGTTCGACGGCGTCGAGGCGTTGATCGCCCAGACTGCCGATGACGTCACGCGGTGCCGGGCGGTGCTGGCTGCGGGAGCGCGCATCCACTCCTGA
- a CDS encoding flavin reductase family protein translates to MTTVVTDALTNDTVPRDLALRRAFSVYPTGVVALAAHVDDRAVGMAVNSFTSISLEPALVAISAARTSKTWPVLRTVPELGMSVLAAHHEPLSRSLSAREGDRFGGHEWRRTDGGAVLIADAALWLTCRLHSTFDGGDHEIALYEIADITLFDDVEPLVFHQSRYRSIAAPENA, encoded by the coding sequence ATGACGACTGTCGTGACCGACGCGCTGACGAACGATACGGTCCCGCGCGACCTCGCCCTCCGCCGGGCCTTCTCGGTATACCCGACCGGCGTCGTGGCCCTGGCCGCGCACGTCGACGACCGTGCCGTGGGAATGGCGGTCAACTCCTTCACCTCGATCTCGCTCGAACCGGCGCTGGTGGCGATCAGCGCCGCCCGTACGTCGAAGACCTGGCCGGTGCTGCGCACCGTGCCCGAGCTCGGCATGAGTGTGCTCGCCGCGCACCACGAGCCGCTCAGCCGCTCGCTCTCGGCGAGGGAAGGCGACCGGTTCGGCGGCCATGAGTGGCGCCGCACCGATGGCGGAGCCGTGCTGATCGCGGACGCAGCGCTCTGGCTCACGTGTCGCCTGCACAGCACGTTCGACGGCGGCGACCACGAGATCGCGCTGTACGAGATCGCCGACATCACGCTGTTCGACGACGTCGAGCCACTGGTCTTCCATCAGAGCCGCTACCGCTCGATCGCCGCCCCCGAGAACGCGTGA
- a CDS encoding PadR family transcriptional regulator, giving the protein MSTTRLVVLGAVKQFQPVHGYFLRRELMTWHVDEWAHIQPGSIYNALRALEVDGYIAESGTEAEGKRPARTTYRITPAGEVELQRMLRENLWNVAAFDTQAIMTVASFMFVLSRQEVIAGLEHRLIKSDAIITQNGFDVQDTLRSETTPKYVREIFDLSTARLTAEKQWLLDLLERLRGGEYTFAGETTEGAASADAASSA; this is encoded by the coding sequence ATGTCGACCACCCGCCTCGTCGTCCTCGGCGCCGTGAAGCAGTTCCAGCCCGTGCACGGGTACTTCCTCCGTCGCGAACTCATGACCTGGCACGTCGACGAGTGGGCGCATATCCAACCCGGATCGATCTACAACGCCCTGCGCGCCCTCGAGGTCGACGGCTACATCGCCGAAAGCGGCACCGAAGCCGAGGGCAAGCGCCCGGCGCGGACCACCTACCGCATCACCCCGGCCGGCGAGGTCGAACTGCAGCGCATGCTGCGCGAGAACCTCTGGAACGTCGCAGCCTTCGACACCCAGGCCATCATGACCGTGGCCTCGTTCATGTTCGTTCTGAGTCGGCAGGAGGTGATCGCCGGCCTCGAGCACCGCCTCATCAAGAGCGACGCGATCATCACGCAGAACGGCTTCGACGTGCAGGACACGCTGCGCTCCGAGACGACGCCCAAGTACGTGCGGGAGATCTTCGACCTCTCCACAGCCCGCCTCACGGCCGAGAAGCAGTGGCTGCTCGACCTGCTGGAACGTCTGCGCGGTGGGGAGTACACATTCGCCGGCGAGACGACCGAGGGCGCAGCGTCGGCCGACGCGGCCTCGTCGGCCTGA
- a CDS encoding ribokinase: protein MSDTLTGVAVVGSANLDLVVEVSRPPRVGETLLGRAGGRFAGGKGLNQAVASARSGAPTRFCAVVGTDEAADVLQQTLADAGVAAALRRSAAVPTGVAHVLAFDDGDNSIIVAAGANAELDVDDAVAGIAGAAVVLAQLEVPLASVAAALRAGRTAGALTILNAAPAHAEAVEMLGDVDVLVVNETECTALGGIDRLHAAGAPVVVLTRGAGGVVLHRAGSDPLQVDAFRIDPVDTTGAGDAFCGALAAALAQGEAIETALIRACAAGAVVAQHRGATTSALSRESIDALVSSR from the coding sequence GTGTCTGACACCCTCACCGGTGTCGCCGTCGTGGGGAGCGCGAATCTCGATCTCGTGGTCGAGGTCTCGCGCCCTCCACGTGTCGGCGAGACCCTGCTCGGTCGGGCCGGCGGCCGCTTCGCCGGGGGCAAGGGGCTGAATCAGGCCGTCGCCTCCGCACGCAGCGGGGCTCCGACCCGGTTCTGTGCGGTGGTCGGAACGGACGAGGCCGCCGACGTGCTGCAGCAGACGCTGGCGGATGCCGGAGTCGCGGCGGCCCTGCGCCGGAGTGCCGCCGTTCCGACGGGCGTCGCCCACGTGCTGGCCTTCGACGACGGCGACAACAGCATCATCGTCGCGGCCGGTGCGAACGCCGAGCTCGATGTCGACGACGCGGTCGCCGGGATCGCGGGCGCGGCGGTCGTGCTCGCGCAGCTGGAGGTTCCGCTCGCGAGCGTGGCGGCCGCCCTGCGCGCGGGCCGGACGGCCGGAGCCCTGACGATCCTGAACGCCGCGCCCGCACATGCCGAGGCGGTCGAGATGCTCGGCGACGTCGACGTGCTGGTGGTCAACGAGACCGAGTGCACCGCGCTCGGCGGCATCGACCGGCTGCACGCCGCCGGAGCCCCGGTGGTGGTTCTCACCCGGGGTGCCGGGGGAGTGGTGCTGCATCGCGCGGGGAGCGATCCTCTGCAGGTCGACGCGTTCCGGATCGATCCGGTGGATACGACCGGCGCCGGCGATGCGTTCTGCGGAGCCCTGGCCGCCGCGCTCGCCCAGGGAGAAGCAATCGAGACGGCGCTGATCCGGGCCTGTGCGGCCGGCGCCGTGGTGGCGCAGCATCGGGGTGCGACGACGTCGGCCCTGTCGCGCGAGTCGATCGACGCGCTCGTCTCGTCGCGCTGA
- a CDS encoding NtaA/DmoA family FMN-dependent monooxygenase (This protein belongs to a clade of FMN-dependent monooxygenases, within a broader family of flavin-dependent oxidoreductases, the luciferase-like monooxygenase (LMM) family, some of whose members use coenzyme F420 rather than FMN.): MTDQNTVKQLRLGLFENAQANDSGTATWRHPDNGRYLFDKLEYWRDTARMVEDAGFDFLFLADAWGWADVAGERPDICSLEGLDLPRLDPAIILAALIPETTRLGLVATGSTLLEPPYSFARRMATLDILSGGRIGWNVVTTGTADTAVQGFGVPMVGHDERYLMADDFMQVVYKLWEQAWEEGALERDKSGRFADPSKVHRIAHDGPYFRSHGYGNTSRSPQGTPVLFQAGASPAGREFGGKHGEAIFVGSGSVEQLRAHSSAIREEAVKNGRGADEVKIMSAFAAIVGSTEEEAQRKYAEVADAQNPDVTVASYAWFTGLDLSAYAPNTPMSELSTELSQTQVARFADKTVGDVLGDWHAHGVGARPIVGTPEQVADRMIELADGADLDGFLFAPVIPPASTIDFIEHVLPILKERGAIAEPSAEPQSLRERLIGTPTPALSDSHTGSQYRRTMSRV, translated from the coding sequence ATGACCGATCAGAACACCGTCAAGCAGTTGCGTCTCGGCCTCTTCGAGAACGCCCAGGCGAACGACTCCGGCACCGCCACGTGGCGGCACCCCGACAACGGGCGCTACCTGTTCGACAAGCTCGAGTACTGGCGCGACACCGCGCGCATGGTCGAGGACGCCGGGTTCGACTTCCTGTTCCTCGCGGATGCCTGGGGGTGGGCCGACGTCGCCGGCGAGCGTCCCGACATCTGCTCCCTCGAAGGTCTCGACCTGCCGCGTCTGGACCCGGCGATCATCCTCGCCGCTCTCATCCCCGAGACGACGCGCCTGGGGCTCGTCGCCACCGGCTCGACACTGCTCGAACCGCCCTATTCGTTCGCGCGACGGATGGCGACGCTCGACATCCTCTCCGGCGGCCGCATCGGCTGGAACGTGGTCACCACCGGCACGGCGGACACGGCTGTGCAGGGCTTCGGCGTGCCGATGGTCGGCCACGACGAGCGCTACCTCATGGCCGACGACTTCATGCAGGTCGTCTACAAGCTGTGGGAGCAGGCGTGGGAGGAAGGGGCTCTGGAGCGCGACAAGTCCGGGCGCTTCGCCGACCCGTCCAAGGTGCACCGCATTGCGCACGACGGCCCCTACTTCCGATCGCACGGCTACGGCAACACCTCGCGCTCGCCGCAGGGTACCCCGGTGCTGTTCCAGGCCGGGGCTTCCCCCGCGGGCCGGGAGTTCGGGGGCAAGCACGGCGAGGCGATCTTCGTCGGCAGCGGCTCGGTCGAGCAGCTGCGTGCGCACTCGTCGGCGATCCGCGAAGAGGCCGTCAAGAACGGCCGCGGGGCCGACGAGGTGAAGATCATGTCGGCATTCGCCGCGATCGTCGGCAGCACCGAGGAAGAGGCGCAGCGCAAGTACGCCGAGGTCGCCGACGCGCAGAACCCCGACGTCACCGTCGCCTCCTACGCATGGTTCACCGGCCTCGACCTCTCGGCCTATGCGCCGAACACGCCGATGTCGGAGCTGAGCACCGAGCTGTCGCAGACCCAGGTCGCCCGCTTCGCCGACAAGACGGTCGGCGACGTTCTCGGAGACTGGCACGCGCACGGCGTCGGCGCCCGCCCGATCGTCGGCACCCCCGAGCAGGTGGCAGACCGGATGATCGAGCTCGCCGACGGCGCCGACCTGGACGGATTCCTGTTCGCTCCCGTCATCCCGCCGGCGTCGACGATCGACTTCATCGAGCACGTGCTGCCGATCCTCAAGGAGCGCGGTGCGATCGCCGAACCCTCGGCCGAGCCGCAGTCGCTGCGTGAGCGTCTGATCGGCACGCCGACGCCGGCGCTCTCCGACTCGCACACCGGCTCCCAGTACCGACGGACGATGTCGCGTGTCTGA